In the genome of Candidatus Methylacidiphilales bacterium, one region contains:
- a CDS encoding acyl-CoA carboxylase subunit beta yields MPIGKSYLDELEARRAEVLAAGGADKIEARHKKGQLAARERLDAMFEAGTFQEFGMHAQHKCTNFGMEKKKFPGDGVISGTGLVDGRPVAIYSQDFTVGGGSLGRVHAGKICDLMDYALKSGMPVIGFNDSGGARIQEGVEALSGYGQIFYRNVELSGVVPQIAVISGPCAGGAAYSPALTDFQIMIKDQATMFICGPDVIKAATGQVTTMEEIGSAAAHATISGNIHFVAENEEHALALARKLLSFLPSNNLQDPPHFLDEPFLFEDDEEINQLIPNDGKMPLDVKQVLLRIVDNGDYLEIQADWAKNIVIAFARIGGVVCGIVANQPMVKAGTLDIDASDKAARFIRFCNIFNIPIVTLVDVPGFLPGVAQERGGIIRHGAKMLFAYAAATVPKITLILRKAYGGAYLAMCSKDMGADLVFAWPTAEIAVMGADGAVNILCKREIEAAANPAEKRQELIEAYRAKFASPYEAASRAFITDVINPIQTRRTLALALRNSLTKREARPPKKHGNIPL; encoded by the coding sequence ATGCCGATTGGAAAATCATATTTGGATGAATTGGAAGCGCGCCGGGCCGAGGTTTTGGCTGCGGGCGGCGCTGATAAAATTGAGGCCCGCCATAAAAAAGGGCAGTTGGCCGCGCGTGAACGCCTGGACGCGATGTTTGAAGCCGGGACATTCCAGGAATTTGGGATGCATGCCCAGCACAAGTGCACAAACTTTGGGATGGAGAAAAAGAAATTCCCAGGCGACGGCGTAATTTCCGGCACAGGCTTGGTGGACGGGCGTCCGGTTGCGATTTATTCCCAGGATTTCACCGTGGGCGGCGGTTCGCTGGGTCGGGTTCATGCCGGTAAAATTTGTGATTTGATGGACTATGCCTTGAAATCGGGCATGCCGGTCATTGGGTTCAATGATTCGGGCGGGGCCCGGATACAGGAGGGCGTCGAAGCCTTGTCCGGTTACGGCCAGATTTTTTATCGCAATGTCGAATTGTCAGGGGTGGTTCCTCAAATTGCCGTCATTTCAGGCCCCTGCGCCGGCGGCGCCGCCTATTCCCCCGCGTTGACGGATTTCCAGATCATGATCAAGGATCAGGCCACCATGTTTATTTGCGGGCCGGATGTCATCAAGGCCGCGACCGGGCAGGTGACCACGATGGAGGAAATCGGCAGCGCGGCGGCGCACGCGACGATCAGCGGCAACATTCATTTTGTGGCCGAGAACGAGGAACACGCGCTTGCGCTTGCACGAAAGCTGCTGTCCTTCCTGCCGTCGAACAATCTGCAGGATCCGCCGCACTTTCTTGATGAACCCTTCCTGTTCGAGGACGACGAGGAAATCAACCAGTTGATTCCGAACGACGGCAAGATGCCGCTGGATGTGAAGCAGGTGCTCCTGCGCATCGTCGATAATGGCGATTATCTTGAGATCCAGGCCGACTGGGCAAAAAACATCGTGATTGCATTCGCGCGCATCGGCGGGGTGGTGTGCGGCATTGTCGCAAACCAGCCGATGGTTAAAGCCGGTACGCTGGACATTGACGCATCCGACAAAGCGGCGCGCTTCATCCGTTTTTGCAATATTTTCAACATCCCGATTGTGACGCTCGTGGATGTCCCGGGCTTTCTGCCGGGCGTGGCGCAGGAACGGGGTGGCATTATCCGACACGGGGCCAAAATGTTGTTTGCCTACGCGGCGGCGACGGTGCCGAAGATCACATTGATCCTGCGCAAAGCCTATGGCGGCGCTTACCTTGCCATGTGCAGCAAGGACATGGGCGCGGACCTGGTGTTTGCCTGGCCGACGGCCGAAATCGCGGTCATGGGCGCCGATGGTGCGGTAAATATTCTTTGCAAGAGGGAAATTGAAGCAGCGGCGAACCCGGCGGAAAAGAGGCAGGAATTGATCGAAGCCTACCGCGCGAAATTTGCCTCACCGTATGAGGCTGCCAGCCGCGCGTTTATTACGGATGTCATCAACCCCATTCAAACCCGGCGAACCCTGGCCCTGGCCTTGCGCAACTCGCTGACCAAGCGCGAAGCTCGCCCGCCGAAAAAACATGGAAACATCCCATTGTGA
- the mce gene encoding methylmalonyl-CoA epimerase: protein MLTLKHLARSKGKIMIRKIDHLGIAVRSLDESIPYYEKVLGLKCEKREEVASQKVRTAFFEVGDVHLELLEPTAEDSPIAKFLEKSGEGIHHIAFHTDGIEGQLKQAADNGARLIHEKPIEGAGNKLVAFLHPKSTHGVLTEFCSSKN, encoded by the coding sequence GTGTTGACACTGAAGCACTTAGCTCGAAGTAAAGGAAAAATTATGATTCGTAAAATTGATCACCTGGGCATTGCTGTCCGTTCTCTGGATGAAAGCATCCCCTATTATGAAAAGGTCCTGGGCTTGAAGTGCGAAAAACGCGAAGAAGTGGCCTCTCAAAAGGTGCGCACCGCGTTTTTTGAAGTCGGTGATGTCCATCTGGAGCTGCTGGAACCGACAGCCGAAGACAGCCCGATCGCCAAATTTTTGGAAAAGAGCGGGGAGGGCATCCATCATATTGCCTTCCACACCGATGGGATCGAGGGGCAGTTGAAACAAGCGGCTGACAATGGCGCAAGGTTGATTCATGAAAAGCCGATAGAAGGTGCCGGCAACAAGCTGGTGGCTTTCCTGCATCCGAAATCGACCCACGGAGTTTTAACCGAATTTTGCAGCAGCAAGAATTGA
- a CDS encoding ORF6N domain-containing protein, which produces MSKLLVSRDLDQIILTIRDHKVILDSDLAKLYGVQTFRFNEAVKRNRHRFPDDFMFQLSKEEADALTSQFAMSKTGRGGRRSLPWAFTEHGALMASTVLNSPSAVAISTYIIRAFIRLREELSANTTLEKRLAVIEKTLLTHDSALRDVIARMRPLLLPPPEPPRKKIGFAL; this is translated from the coding sequence ATGTCCAAGCTGCTTGTTTCCCGCGACCTCGATCAAATCATTCTTACCATCCGGGATCACAAGGTCATCCTGGATTCCGATCTGGCTAAACTTTACGGCGTTCAGACTTTCCGCTTCAATGAAGCCGTCAAACGCAACCGCCACCGTTTCCCCGACGACTTTATGTTTCAACTTTCCAAAGAGGAAGCCGACGCTTTGACATCGCAATTTGCGATGTCAAAAACCGGGCGAGGTGGTCGCCGCTCTCTGCCCTGGGCGTTCACGGAACATGGCGCGTTGATGGCCTCAACCGTCCTTAACAGTCCCAGTGCCGTGGCCATAAGCACCTACATTATTCGTGCCTTCATCCGCCTTCGGGAAGAACTCTCTGCCAATACCACGTTGGAAAAACGCCTGGCTGTGATTGAAAAAACGCTTCTTACCCATGACTCCGCCTTGCGTGATGTGATTGCCAGGATGCGTCCGCTGCTTCTCCCGCCGCCTGAACCGCCCCGCAAAAAGATCGGGTTTGCGCTTTGA
- a CDS encoding AEC family transporter codes for MPEYLKILCNIAPLFLLIAIGAMLRQRRVLNAQADQTLLDLYVHLLLPCLILDHTITSDALRQSGNLWWSPLLGFLITTACLMAASVAARLWRFPHGAQTKTFTFVAGIFNYGYIPVPLVAMLFGANALAVLFLFNLGTEVAFWTVGFSAFMGHSFLRDWRRTLTTPVKAVLLGITINLTAHQLGIHLDNTSLDTTLWGWPVKAVLATIQMIGVCSIPLAVLLIGATMADFWGEFQRTRGMGVMGLAIAVRNGICPFGFLLFAWLLPVSLELKEVLVVQAAMPAGILPLVLARHHGGNVSVALQVIFATSAAAIITLPLWIHFGMLWIEARLVY; via the coding sequence ATGCCGGAATATCTGAAAATCCTGTGCAATATCGCTCCGCTCTTCCTGCTCATCGCAATCGGAGCCATGCTGCGGCAACGGCGGGTGCTCAACGCACAAGCCGACCAAACGCTGCTCGATCTTTACGTCCATCTGCTGCTGCCTTGCCTCATACTCGACCACACCATCACCAGCGACGCGCTGAGACAATCCGGCAATTTGTGGTGGAGCCCGCTGCTTGGCTTTCTGATCACCACCGCCTGCCTGATGGCGGCAAGCGTCGCCGCCCGCCTGTGGCGCTTCCCCCATGGGGCGCAGACCAAAACATTCACCTTCGTTGCCGGCATATTCAATTACGGATACATTCCGGTGCCACTGGTCGCGATGCTCTTTGGTGCAAATGCGCTTGCGGTGCTGTTCCTGTTCAACCTCGGCACAGAGGTGGCCTTTTGGACTGTGGGATTCAGCGCGTTCATGGGGCACTCCTTTCTGCGCGACTGGCGCCGGACATTGACAACCCCGGTAAAAGCGGTCCTGCTCGGCATAACAATCAATCTCACCGCGCACCAGCTTGGCATCCATCTGGACAACACCTCGCTCGACACAACATTGTGGGGCTGGCCCGTAAAAGCCGTCCTGGCCACGATCCAGATGATCGGGGTCTGCTCCATTCCTCTGGCCGTGCTTTTGATTGGCGCGACGATGGCCGATTTTTGGGGCGAATTTCAGCGGACGCGCGGAATGGGCGTCATGGGGCTGGCCATCGCGGTCCGCAATGGAATCTGCCCGTTCGGGTTTCTCCTCTTCGCATGGTTGCTGCCAGTCTCGCTCGAACTCAAGGAGGTGCTTGTGGTGCAGGCGGCCATGCCCGCGGGCATCCTTCCCCTCGTGCTGGCGCGGCATCATGGCGGCAATGTAAGCGTGGCGCTGCAAGTGATCTTCGCGACGTCCGCGGCGGCGATCATCACCCTGCCGCTGTGGATCCATTTCGGAATGCTCTGGATCGAAGCAAGATTAGTGTATTAA
- a CDS encoding LysM peptidoglycan-binding domain-containing protein: MRRHLLLFSLCIPLLIAACERPQQGLDAEDERNPYFRSAAKYVSEDNFYAAIGQYEKALAENPQVAKAHVQIGQLYGEKLGDPVSAIYHYQKYLSIRPDAADREQIQALIEKAKIDFALTLPNSTAHNSEEVARINKENVELKQALAQAQGQNAVKSDESAAKAQALTSPPPAKPAKPAAATPQNDNGAFPSVVSVPPSSNANAAKPATTTATDTTGAAAGSKTHVIQKGDNLWKIAKQYYPDDIPAGIAKIKQANPQATSDVKNLKLGTTLVIP; encoded by the coding sequence ATGAGACGCCACTTACTCCTATTCTCACTCTGTATTCCCCTCCTGATCGCCGCCTGCGAACGGCCCCAGCAAGGTTTGGACGCCGAAGACGAGCGCAATCCCTACTTCCGCAGCGCCGCCAAATATGTTTCGGAAGATAATTTTTACGCCGCCATCGGCCAATACGAAAAGGCCCTGGCAGAAAATCCGCAGGTGGCCAAAGCCCACGTCCAGATCGGCCAATTGTACGGCGAAAAACTTGGCGACCCGGTAAGCGCCATTTATCACTATCAAAAATATCTCAGCATCCGTCCCGATGCGGCCGATCGCGAACAAATCCAGGCCCTGATTGAAAAGGCCAAAATCGACTTTGCCCTCACGCTGCCGAATTCCACCGCGCACAATTCGGAGGAAGTGGCCCGCATCAACAAGGAAAACGTCGAATTGAAACAAGCCCTCGCCCAGGCGCAAGGCCAGAACGCCGTCAAATCCGATGAATCTGCTGCAAAGGCCCAGGCCCTGACCTCCCCTCCGCCTGCCAAGCCAGCCAAGCCCGCCGCCGCAACCCCGCAAAACGATAACGGTGCATTTCCCAGCGTGGTTTCGGTCCCGCCCTCCTCAAACGCAAATGCGGCAAAACCCGCAACGACAACTGCAACTGATACAACCGGCGCCGCCGCCGGGTCCAAAACCCATGTCATCCAAAAGGGGGACAACCTCTGGAAAATTGCCAAACAATATTATCCGGATGACATCCCCGCCGGCATTGCAAAAATCAAACAGGCCAATCCCCAGGCCACGTCTGATGTCAAAAATCTCAAGCTCGGCACCACGCTTGTCATTCCCTGA
- a CDS encoding family 43 glycosylhydrolase, protein MQVKQNGTARGNNWTSKTEPIGGSVNAEVYNYDAVNQVAVVDYGTGQTQNCAYDAGGNRIPRRKPYGQMLAILLFLAQVSGAWATDTLPTFVFSTFPNSDQKLYLFTSSDGKTFAPVAPGPVYSPINGNLRDPSIIRYGGRYYVCHTAGNFGQVNYFSIVSSPDLITWTKLTDVSMASIPGVVYTWAPEWFIDDDGSVHIFASVSPTITSENVIYEMHQQTAGDFTKWSAPVRLTGPAFPEFAPGTFPSGNYDAYVVKRDSTYYIFYFNQCSSYVECASSANLTGPYTPFKTLDWAGIGIYQEGPCMVSLGGSRWRLYYADAIHSYLKYVESGDDWNTWSSPVALNQSPIIANHGTVMLLPGHSDIIPRLSADGPDLHLTFKTESGRQYQIQNSMDLAQWFLVPGKITGDGSDYVFTDANATLTGRKYYRVNRLLQSNELP, encoded by the coding sequence ATGCAGGTTAAGCAGAACGGGACAGCGCGTGGAAACAACTGGACTTCAAAGACCGAGCCTATTGGAGGCAGCGTCAATGCCGAGGTGTACAATTACGACGCTGTGAACCAAGTGGCGGTGGTGGATTACGGGACCGGACAAACCCAAAACTGCGCCTACGATGCGGGGGGCAACAGAATTCCGCGTCGCAAACCGTACGGACAGATGCTCGCCATTTTATTGTTCCTGGCTCAGGTATCAGGTGCATGGGCGACCGACACCCTGCCCACTTTTGTTTTTTCGACATTCCCGAACAGCGACCAAAAACTTTATCTTTTCACATCAAGCGACGGCAAAACATTTGCGCCAGTCGCGCCCGGGCCGGTTTATTCACCGATCAATGGCAATTTGCGGGATCCTTCGATCATTCGCTATGGCGGCCGGTATTACGTCTGCCACACCGCAGGCAACTTTGGACAGGTGAATTATTTCAGCATTGTGAGTTCTCCCGACCTCATAACTTGGACGAAACTGACCGATGTCAGCATGGCATCTATTCCGGGTGTGGTTTACACATGGGCACCGGAATGGTTTATTGATGATGACGGTTCTGTGCATATTTTCGCAAGCGTTTCCCCGACAATCACTTCTGAGAATGTGATTTATGAAATGCACCAGCAAACTGCCGGGGACTTTACAAAGTGGTCGGCCCCGGTACGTCTAACAGGCCCGGCTTTCCCTGAATTCGCTCCCGGAACTTTTCCGTCTGGCAACTACGACGCATATGTAGTGAAACGCGACTCGACATACTATATTTTTTACTTCAACCAGTGCAGCTCCTATGTGGAATGCGCTTCCAGTGCAAATCTGACAGGTCCCTACACTCCGTTTAAAACTCTTGATTGGGCGGGGATCGGCATTTATCAGGAGGGGCCGTGCATGGTGTCCCTTGGTGGTTCAAGATGGAGGCTTTATTACGCCGATGCCATCCATTCCTACCTCAAATACGTTGAATCAGGCGATGACTGGAACACCTGGAGTTCCCCTGTTGCTCTTAACCAGTCGCCGATAATTGCCAACCATGGAACAGTGATGCTGCTTCCCGGCCATTCAGACATCATCCCACGCTTGTCGGCTGACGGCCCTGATCTACATCTCACTTTCAAAACGGAATCTGGCAGGCAATATCAGATACAGAACAGCATGGACCTTGCTCAATGGTTTTTGGTTCCCGGAAAAATCACTGGCGACGGATCGGATTATGTTTTCACTGACGCCAATGCAACATTGACAGGCAGAAAATATTACCGGGTGAACCGCTTGCTGCAATCAAACGAACTTCCTTAA
- a CDS encoding DNA-directed RNA polymerase subunit alpha, whose translation MAIRLGRFELPNRLQKDDATATETYAKFVAEPFEAGYGHTLGNSLRRVLLNSLEGAAASTVKIEGALHEFTSLPGVVQDVTEIILNLKKVLFKLPNRDTRVLFLSVNKEGDVTAGDIQLETGVEVVNPDQIICTLDKKQKFEAELEIKVGRGYASGDDNKRPDMAIGVIPIDSLFSPVRKVKYAVEDTRLGQRTDYDKLILEVWTDGRITPDEALLQSSAILRHHLDIFVNFDKEPIEFEEPKQQGATQDSALKKLLNMSVNEIELSVRAANCLNNANITTVGQLAMKTEAEMLKYRNFGKKSLNEIKDKLQQLGLSLGMKFEPGLVEIPAEVNGEKVS comes from the coding sequence ATGGCTATCCGACTTGGCCGATTCGAGCTGCCAAACCGTCTGCAAAAGGACGATGCAACAGCAACTGAAACCTACGCGAAATTTGTCGCTGAACCCTTTGAAGCGGGTTACGGACATACCCTGGGCAATTCATTGCGCCGCGTACTGCTCAATTCCCTCGAAGGCGCTGCTGCCAGCACCGTGAAAATTGAAGGCGCATTGCATGAGTTCACCTCGCTGCCCGGCGTGGTGCAGGATGTGACGGAAATCATCCTCAACCTCAAGAAGGTACTGTTCAAGCTTCCCAACCGCGACACCCGCGTGCTCTTCCTGAGCGTCAACAAGGAAGGCGACGTTACCGCGGGCGACATCCAGTTGGAAACCGGCGTCGAAGTGGTCAACCCCGACCAGATCATCTGCACGCTCGACAAAAAACAAAAATTTGAGGCCGAACTGGAAATCAAAGTGGGAAGAGGTTATGCCAGCGGCGATGACAACAAACGTCCTGACATGGCGATCGGCGTTATCCCGATTGATTCCCTCTTCTCGCCCGTGCGCAAGGTCAAATATGCGGTGGAAGACACCCGTCTGGGCCAGAGGACCGACTACGACAAGTTGATCCTGGAAGTTTGGACCGATGGCCGTATTACACCGGACGAGGCATTGCTTCAGTCCTCGGCCATTCTGAGGCATCATCTGGATATCTTTGTCAATTTTGACAAGGAACCGATTGAATTTGAGGAACCCAAGCAACAGGGCGCCACGCAGGACAGCGCGCTCAAGAAGCTGCTCAACATGAGCGTGAACGAAATCGAACTTTCGGTCCGCGCGGCCAACTGCCTGAACAACGCGAACATCACCACGGTCGGCCAACTGGCTATGAAGACCGAGGCGGAAATGCTCAAGTATCGCAATTTTGGCAAGAAATCGCTGAACGAAATCAAGGACAAGCTCCAGCAACTGGGTTTGTCGCTCGGCATGAAGTTTGAGCCCGGCCTGGTGGAAATTCCGGCTGAAGTGAACGGAGAAAAGGTGTCATGA
- the rpsD gene encoding 30S ribosomal protein S4 codes for MARYTGPKAKIARRFGIDIYGTPKALERRNYPPGVHGAKSRRKQSEYGVALGEKQKLKHMYGVLEAQFRRYYETAARKRGVTGDTLLQMLETRLDNVVYRLGLANTRRLARQFVTHGHIRVNDIKVNIPSYQCKPGDVVEVRNNPKSRQISTNSLEKTQIRPIPSWLGLEKENHKGTVSRVPTREEIGPIVNERLVVELYSR; via the coding sequence ATGGCACGATATACAGGTCCCAAAGCCAAGATTGCCCGCAGGTTTGGCATTGATATTTACGGAACTCCCAAGGCCCTTGAGCGCCGCAATTATCCCCCCGGAGTGCATGGCGCCAAAAGCCGCCGCAAACAATCCGAATACGGAGTGGCACTCGGCGAAAAGCAGAAATTGAAGCATATGTACGGTGTGCTGGAAGCGCAGTTCCGCCGCTACTATGAAACCGCCGCCCGCAAGCGCGGTGTGACGGGCGACACCCTGTTGCAGATGCTTGAAACCCGCCTGGACAATGTGGTGTATCGCCTGGGTTTGGCGAACACGCGCCGGCTGGCCCGCCAGTTTGTGACACATGGCCACATCCGCGTCAACGACATCAAGGTCAACATTCCCAGCTATCAATGCAAGCCGGGTGATGTGGTGGAAGTCCGGAACAATCCCAAATCCCGCCAGATTTCGACCAACAGCCTGGAAAAAACCCAAATTCGTCCCATCCCATCCTGGCTGGGCCTTGAAAAAGAAAACCACAAGGGAACGGTCAGCCGGGTTCCGACCCGTGAAGAGATCGGACCGATTGTGAATGAGCGTCTGGTCGTTGAGCTCTACTCGAGATAA
- the rpsK gene encoding 30S ribosomal protein S11, with translation MVKAKGSKNVIQGIAHVLASFNNTIVSITDANGNVLGWSSAGKCGFRGSKKSTAYVAQVIAQDASRQAMAHGLKQVEVRIKGPGTGRESAVRALQGMGLEITSIRDVTPVPHNGCRLRKPRRV, from the coding sequence ATTGTCAAGGCCAAGGGCAGCAAGAATGTCATCCAGGGCATCGCCCATGTGCTGGCAAGCTTCAATAACACGATTGTTTCCATCACTGACGCCAACGGGAACGTGCTCGGCTGGTCCAGCGCCGGCAAGTGCGGGTTCCGCGGCTCGAAGAAATCGACGGCGTATGTCGCCCAGGTGATCGCGCAGGACGCGTCCCGCCAGGCGATGGCCCATGGCCTGAAACAAGTGGAAGTCCGCATCAAGGGGCCGGGGACCGGGCGCGAATCCGCAGTCCGGGCGCTTCAAGGAATGGGATTGGAAATCACCTCCATCCGCGACGTGACGCCGGTGCCGCACAATGGCTGCCGTTTGCGCAAACCCCGCCGCGTCTAA
- the rpsM gene encoding 30S ribosomal protein S13, whose product MPRILGVDIPGEKRVEASLRYIYGLGPTRIKGILEESEVDPNLRAHELTGQQINRIIQAIQARGFMIEGDLRRELQQNLKRLQAINCYRGIRHKKGLPVRGQRTSTNARTRKGPRKTVGVVRNKDAKAGKV is encoded by the coding sequence ATGCCACGTATTCTTGGAGTCGATATTCCCGGTGAAAAGCGCGTTGAAGCGTCGCTTCGTTACATCTACGGCCTCGGGCCCACACGGATCAAAGGTATTTTGGAGGAATCCGAAGTGGATCCGAACCTGCGCGCCCATGAGTTGACCGGCCAGCAGATCAACCGGATCATTCAGGCCATACAAGCGCGCGGCTTCATGATCGAAGGCGATTTGCGCCGCGAGCTGCAGCAGAATTTAAAACGGTTGCAGGCCATCAATTGCTACCGCGGAATCCGCCACAAAAAAGGGCTTCCGGTCCGCGGCCAGCGCACTTCCACCAACGCGCGCACCCGCAAGGGGCCCCGCAAGACGGTGGGCGTGGTTCGCAACAAAGACGCCAAAGCCGGCAAAGTTTAA
- the ykgO gene encoding type B 50S ribosomal protein L36, translating to MKVRASVKRRTSDCQIIRRKGKIYVINKKNPRLKQRQG from the coding sequence ATGAAAGTCAGAGCTTCAGTGAAGCGCAGAACGTCAGATTGCCAGATCATCCGGCGTAAGGGGAAGATCTACGTCATTAACAAGAAAAACCCGCGGCTGAAGCAGCGTCAGGGATAA
- the infA gene encoding translation initiation factor IF-1 yields MPERDSLTLRGTVVNVISTTRFRVELENGRQVMATLSGQVRLSVIRVLPGSKVLVEFSPYDLSQGRIIEEKEQKKI; encoded by the coding sequence ATGCCGGAACGTGACAGCCTCACGCTGAGGGGGACGGTGGTCAATGTGATTTCGACGACCCGGTTCCGGGTGGAGCTGGAAAATGGCCGTCAGGTGATGGCGACGTTGTCGGGGCAGGTGCGTTTGAGTGTTATAAGAGTCTTGCCAGGCAGCAAAGTTTTGGTAGAATTTTCGCCTTACGATTTGTCTCAAGGGCGAATTATTGAAGAGAAAGAACAGAAAAAAATATGA
- the map gene encoding type I methionyl aminopeptidase, whose amino-acid sequence MIPIKKGGEIEGMRRSCRTVSAILERLAGMVEPGVTTGDLDAAAAKMIREAGGKSPFYGYRGFPGHICVSVNDEVVHGIGGTRKLIYGDIIKLDVGILLDGWVGDTAVTVPVGAVTPEVEALLARTEMALSEGIRQAKAGGRLGDISAAIQKCVEDAGYSIVRDFVGHGVGRTLHEEPQIPNFGRPGSGPALKAGMTLAIEPMVNMGGAQIRILRDGWTVVTVDGKPSSHFEHTVLVTEGEPEILTCRNVTASR is encoded by the coding sequence ATGATACCCATCAAAAAAGGCGGCGAAATCGAAGGCATGCGCCGGAGTTGCCGGACGGTCAGCGCCATTTTGGAGCGCCTGGCCGGCATGGTGGAACCCGGAGTCACGACCGGGGACCTGGACGCGGCGGCCGCGAAAATGATCCGGGAAGCGGGAGGCAAGAGCCCGTTTTACGGATATCGGGGTTTCCCGGGGCACATTTGCGTGTCGGTGAACGATGAGGTGGTGCATGGAATCGGCGGGACACGAAAGCTGATTTACGGCGACATCATCAAACTGGATGTCGGTATTTTGTTGGACGGCTGGGTCGGAGATACGGCGGTGACGGTGCCTGTGGGCGCTGTGACACCCGAAGTGGAAGCCTTGCTGGCCCGGACCGAAATGGCCTTGAGCGAAGGCATACGCCAGGCGAAGGCGGGCGGCCGGTTGGGTGACATCAGCGCCGCCATACAGAAATGTGTGGAGGATGCGGGTTACTCGATCGTGCGGGATTTTGTCGGGCACGGTGTGGGCCGGACCCTGCATGAAGAGCCGCAGATCCCGAATTTCGGGCGGCCGGGATCGGGGCCTGCGTTGAAAGCGGGAATGACACTGGCGATCGAGCCCATGGTGAACATGGGCGGGGCGCAGATCCGGATTTTGCGGGACGGATGGACGGTGGTGACGGTGGATGGAAAGCCTTCCTCGCACTTTGAGCACACGGTGCTGGTGACGGAAGGGGAACCGGAGATATTGACATGCCGGAACGTGACAGCCTCACGCTGA